One Aegilops tauschii subsp. strangulata cultivar AL8/78 chromosome 7, Aet v6.0, whole genome shotgun sequence genomic window carries:
- the LOC109750510 gene encoding uncharacterized protein isoform X1: MLRTTAAMLPSPASLRALLRLSRRAPFPRLRQLPSPPLLPRLRPLSSSPNPARDPLAPPEPLSSAFAAAASNPEAPADSDPDSSWGVFDPVAGRIVMQTHPPPPTSSSDREEEEEEEEEVVEVKPKARPSGGKREPRWADVATARRAAGKGGKAPRVSYVCSNCGDGFSQWWGTCRGCQAVGTLTKFFPGADSADADADAEGSHHAGRSWIRQKSKEMVPKKLREVTKGFDQAGWRIPLPGTFGNEISRVLGGGVVPGSLVLVGGDPGVGKSTLMLQLASIVSEGSEDHGSSPVVYVSGEESIEQIANRADRMSIKSKDLYLYSSTDIEDILDKIQPLSPKALVVDSIQTVYLSAFAGSAGNQVQVKECTSALLSFAKMTNIPVFLIGHVTKTGDIAGPRVLEHIVDVVLYMEGERCLSHRLLRSAKNRFGSTDELGVFEMSEHGLQAVLNPSEMFLTEHDSDSEILAGLAVAVVLDGSRTFAIEVQALSVPGSLGQGKVVGTKSKRVEMIISVLMKQAGLKLQDNVIYLNVVSGFELSETAGDLAIAASICSSFLEFPIPNDIAFIGEIGLGGELRTVPRMDKRVMAIAKLGYRKCVVPKTSEKLLKPLDLDIQILPCNNLKEFINTVFRPEV, translated from the exons ATGCTCCGCACCACCGCCGCGATGCTCCCGTCCCCCGCCTCCCTCCGCGCGCTCCTGCGCCTCTCCCGCCGCGCCCCTTTCCCCCGCCTCCGCCAGCTCCCAAGCCCCCCGCTCCTCCCCCGCCTCCGCCCCCTCTCCTCCTCGCCCAACCCCGCCCGCGACCCCctcgccccgccggagccgctctcctcggccttcgccgccgccgcctccaacCCCGAAGCCCCcgccgactccgaccccgactcCTCCTGGGGCGTCTTCGACCCCGTCGCCGGCCGCATCGTCATGCAGACGCACCCTCCCCCTCCcacttctagctccgaccgagaggaggaggaggaggaggaggaggaggtggtggaggtgaagcCGAAGGCGAGGCCGAGCGGCGGGAAGCGCGAGCCCAGGTGGGCGGATGTGGCCACCGCGAGGAGGGCGGCGGGGAAGGGCGGCAAGGCGCCGAGGGTCTCGTACGTCTGCAGCAACTGCGGGGACGGCTTCTCGCAGTGGTGGGGCACCTGCCGCGGCTGCCAGGCCGTGGGGACCCTCACCAAGTTCTTCCCGGGGGCCGACtccgccgacgccgacgccgacgccgagggGTCGCACCACGCCGGCCGCTCGTGGATTCGGCAGAAGAGCAAGGAGATGGTGCCCAAGAAGCTCCGGGAAGTCACCAAGGGGTTTGACCAGGCGGGCTGGCGCATACCGCT GCCAGGGACCTTTGGAAATGAAATTTCTCGGGTGCTTGGAGGTGGCGTCGTTCCTG GCTCCTTGGTTTTAGTAGGTGGGGATCCAGGTGTTGGCAAAAGTACATTGATGCTACAG CTTGCTTCTATTGTATCTGAAGGTTCCGAGGACCATGGGTCTTCTCCTGTTGTGTATGTGTCCGGTGAGGAG AGCATTGAGCAAATTGCAAATAGGGCTGACCGGATGAGTATCAAGTCTAAAGATTTGTATCTATACTCTAGTACAGATATTGAG GATATCTTGGACAAAATCCAGCCACTATCTCCAAAAGCTCTTGTTGTTGATTCAATTCAGACAGTTTATCTATCAGCATTTGCTGGAAGTGCTGGGAATCAAGTGCAG GTCAAGGAATGCACATCTGCCTTGTTAAGTTTTGCTAAAATGACAAATATCCCTGTTTTCCTG ATTGGACACGTCACAAAAACTGGTGATATTGCTGGCCCTCGTGTTCTAGAGCACATAGTAGATGTTGTTTTGTATATGGAG GGAGAGAGATGCTTATCTCATCGACTGTTACGGTCAGCGAAGAATCGTTTCGGTTCAACAGACGAG CTTGGTGTATTTGAAATGTCAGAACACGGTCTGCAAGCTGTTCTGAATCCCAGTGAGATGTTCTTAACTGAGCATGACTCTGATTCTGAGATACTGGCTGGGCTTGCTGTAGCTGTTGTTTTGGATGGATCCAGAACCTTCGCTATTGAAGTTCAG GCACTGTCTGTTCCTGGTTCTCTTGGTCAAGGAAAAGTCGTTGGCACAAAGTCAAAAAGGGTTGAGATGATAATATCA GTTCTTATGAAGCAGGCAGGTCTAAAACTTCAGGATAAT GTTATTTATCTGAATGTGGTCAGTGGGTTCGAGCTGTCGGAGACTGCAGGAGATCTGGCCATAGCAGCTTCGATTTGCAGCAG TTTCTTGGAGTTTCCTATCCCAAATGATATTGCATTTATTGGAGAGATTGGCCTTGGTGGTGAACTTAGAACT GTGCCAAGAATGGATAAGCGGGTGATGGCTATCGCGAAGTTGGGCTACAGGAAATGCGTCGTCCCCAAGACTTCAGAGAAGCTGCTCAAACCTCTCGATCTCGATATCCAGATCTTGCCCTGCAACAACCTGAAGGAGTTCATAAACACAGTGTTCAGGCCAGAAGTATGA
- the LOC109750510 gene encoding uncharacterized protein isoform X2 yields the protein MLRTTAAMLPSPASLRALLRLSRRAPFPRLRQLPSPPLLPRLRPLSSSPNPARDPLAPPEPLSSAFAAAASNPEAPADSDPDSSWGVFDPVAGRIVMQTHPPPPTSSSDREEEEEEEEEVVEVKPKARPSGGKREPRWADVATARRAAGKGGKAPRVSYVCSNCGDGFSQWWGTCRGCQAVGTLTKFFPGADSADADADAEGSHHAGRSWIRQKSKEMVPKKLREVTKGFDQAGWRIPLPGTFGNEISRVLGGGVVPGSLVLVGGDPGVGKSTLMLQLASIVSEGSEDHGSSPVVYVSGEESIEQIANRADRMSIKSKDLYLYSSTDIEDILDKIQPLSPKALVVDSIQTVYLSAFAGSAGNQVQVKECTSALLSFAKMTNIPVFLIGHVTKTGDIAGPRVLEHIVDVVLYMEGERCLSHRLLRSAKNRFGSTDEALSVPGSLGQGKVVGTKSKRVEMIISVLMKQAGLKLQDNVIYLNVVSGFELSETAGDLAIAASICSSFLEFPIPNDIAFIGEIGLGGELRTVPRMDKRVMAIAKLGYRKCVVPKTSEKLLKPLDLDIQILPCNNLKEFINTVFRPEV from the exons ATGCTCCGCACCACCGCCGCGATGCTCCCGTCCCCCGCCTCCCTCCGCGCGCTCCTGCGCCTCTCCCGCCGCGCCCCTTTCCCCCGCCTCCGCCAGCTCCCAAGCCCCCCGCTCCTCCCCCGCCTCCGCCCCCTCTCCTCCTCGCCCAACCCCGCCCGCGACCCCctcgccccgccggagccgctctcctcggccttcgccgccgccgcctccaacCCCGAAGCCCCcgccgactccgaccccgactcCTCCTGGGGCGTCTTCGACCCCGTCGCCGGCCGCATCGTCATGCAGACGCACCCTCCCCCTCCcacttctagctccgaccgagaggaggaggaggaggaggaggaggaggtggtggaggtgaagcCGAAGGCGAGGCCGAGCGGCGGGAAGCGCGAGCCCAGGTGGGCGGATGTGGCCACCGCGAGGAGGGCGGCGGGGAAGGGCGGCAAGGCGCCGAGGGTCTCGTACGTCTGCAGCAACTGCGGGGACGGCTTCTCGCAGTGGTGGGGCACCTGCCGCGGCTGCCAGGCCGTGGGGACCCTCACCAAGTTCTTCCCGGGGGCCGACtccgccgacgccgacgccgacgccgagggGTCGCACCACGCCGGCCGCTCGTGGATTCGGCAGAAGAGCAAGGAGATGGTGCCCAAGAAGCTCCGGGAAGTCACCAAGGGGTTTGACCAGGCGGGCTGGCGCATACCGCT GCCAGGGACCTTTGGAAATGAAATTTCTCGGGTGCTTGGAGGTGGCGTCGTTCCTG GCTCCTTGGTTTTAGTAGGTGGGGATCCAGGTGTTGGCAAAAGTACATTGATGCTACAG CTTGCTTCTATTGTATCTGAAGGTTCCGAGGACCATGGGTCTTCTCCTGTTGTGTATGTGTCCGGTGAGGAG AGCATTGAGCAAATTGCAAATAGGGCTGACCGGATGAGTATCAAGTCTAAAGATTTGTATCTATACTCTAGTACAGATATTGAG GATATCTTGGACAAAATCCAGCCACTATCTCCAAAAGCTCTTGTTGTTGATTCAATTCAGACAGTTTATCTATCAGCATTTGCTGGAAGTGCTGGGAATCAAGTGCAG GTCAAGGAATGCACATCTGCCTTGTTAAGTTTTGCTAAAATGACAAATATCCCTGTTTTCCTG ATTGGACACGTCACAAAAACTGGTGATATTGCTGGCCCTCGTGTTCTAGAGCACATAGTAGATGTTGTTTTGTATATGGAG GGAGAGAGATGCTTATCTCATCGACTGTTACGGTCAGCGAAGAATCGTTTCGGTTCAACAGACGAG GCACTGTCTGTTCCTGGTTCTCTTGGTCAAGGAAAAGTCGTTGGCACAAAGTCAAAAAGGGTTGAGATGATAATATCA GTTCTTATGAAGCAGGCAGGTCTAAAACTTCAGGATAAT GTTATTTATCTGAATGTGGTCAGTGGGTTCGAGCTGTCGGAGACTGCAGGAGATCTGGCCATAGCAGCTTCGATTTGCAGCAG TTTCTTGGAGTTTCCTATCCCAAATGATATTGCATTTATTGGAGAGATTGGCCTTGGTGGTGAACTTAGAACT GTGCCAAGAATGGATAAGCGGGTGATGGCTATCGCGAAGTTGGGCTACAGGAAATGCGTCGTCCCCAAGACTTCAGAGAAGCTGCTCAAACCTCTCGATCTCGATATCCAGATCTTGCCCTGCAACAACCTGAAGGAGTTCATAAACACAGTGTTCAGGCCAGAAGTATGA